A region of the Candidatus Uhrbacteria bacterium genome:
CCACCAATTAGCAATACATTGCGGAGAGTCGGATTCATAAGGATTTGCTGAGATTAAAGGAAAACCGCCCCGATGTCCATGGGGCGGTTTCCGTCTGAATTTGGCCAATATTACGCCTTCACTTCTTCCTTCTCTTTCTCTTCCTCCTTCAATTTGCGAAGCGAGAGACCAAGGCGGTGAGCGTCTGCGTCGATGGTGATGATGCGGAAGTCGAATTCATCGCCGACGCGAGCAACTTCGTTCACATCCTTAACGGGCTTAGCAGCCAATTCGCTGATGTGGGCGAGACCGTGAATGTCCGGGTCGAGCTCGACGAACAATCCGAACGGATTGATCTTGAGCACGCGTCCCTTGACCCATTGGTTGAGCGAGTACTTTTTGGCGACGGACTTCCATGGATCGTCGACGAGCTTCTTCATCGAGAGGAAAATCTTGGAACCTTCAATGTTGATGATCTCGGCGCGGACATGGTCACCGATCTTGAGAACATCGCGCGGGTGGTCAATGCGCTGCCAGGCGATTTCCGAGATGTGTACCAGACCCTCGAGGTTTGCCTCAAAGCGGACAAAGGCGCCGAAGTCGGTGACGGCGGTGACGTCGCCCTCGACGGTGTCGCCAACCTTGTATTTGGAGAGAATCGATTCCTGCTTGGTTTCCCAAACGGCCTTCTCGGAAACGACAACCTTTTCTTCTTCCTCGTTTACATCGAGAATTTTGACATCGATCATCTGACCGACGAGCTGCTTCAACTTTTCCTGAATCTTGTTCTTTTCACCGCCAGCTACGCGAGGGTAGTTGGTCGGGGAGAGCTGGGAGACAGGGACGAAAGCCGGAACGCCTTCTACGCGAGTGATAAGACCGCCCTTGTTGGCGTCCAGCACTTTGACGTTGAGCACGGTGCCAGCGGTGAGCAACTCTTTGATCTTGTCCCACGAGCGCTTGCGGCCAGCGCCCTTGAGCGAGAGCTCGAGTTCACCAAACTCGTTGTCGAGTTCAATGACAGAAGCTTCAACCTCATCGCCGACGCGGAGGTCCATGTGCTTGTCCATCTCAGGACCGCGGATCAAACCGATGGCGAGACCGCCGACATCGATACGAACTTCATTGCGGCCGACGGCGACGACCGTACCTTTTACGGTTTCACCGACCTGCGGGTAGGCGATCGGCTGTGACTCGAGGAGTTCCCCGAGAGCGGATGTAACTTTGGTTTCCATAGTTGAATGAAAAAACGACAGACGGTAACTGAACACCGAAGCCTGTCGTTATTTGGCTTGGTTATGAGCCCAGGAAGTCTTCCTCCTGAGCTTGTCCGCCGCGGCTAAGTGGCCCGGACCGGACATTGAATGATGGTGTCAGTCGGGCGGAAGTGTATGTTTTTTAGGGAAAAAGGTCAAGAGCTAGCCTTCAATTCTGGTTTTGAATTTGTTGTAGAGGAAGCCGGAAATCATGAGTACGCCACCAAGAGAGATGAAGGTGACAAAGCGGGCAAAGTTATCGAGCTCGGCGGTATCGATTAAAACAACTTTGG
Encoded here:
- a CDS encoding S1 RNA-binding domain-containing protein; the encoded protein is METKVTSALGELLESQPIAYPQVGETVKGTVVAVGRNEVRIDVGGLAIGLIRGPEMDKHMDLRVGDEVEASVIELDNEFGELELSLKGAGRKRSWDKIKELLTAGTVLNVKVLDANKGGLITRVEGVPAFVPVSQLSPTNYPRVAGGEKNKIQEKLKQLVGQMIDVKILDVNEEEEKVVVSEKAVWETKQESILSKYKVGDTVEGDVTAVTDFGAFVRFEANLEGLVHISEIAWQRIDHPRDVLKIGDHVRAEIINIEGSKIFLSMKKLVDDPWKSVAKKYSLNQWVKGRVLKINPFGLFVELDPDIHGLAHISELAAKPVKDVNEVARVGDEFDFRIITIDADAHRLGLSLRKLKEEEKEKEEVKA